CTGGTCCGTGGGCGCCGTTCCGGGCGCGAGGGCGCCGGGCGCGGCGGGCGGGGTCGCGCCGGGCGGCAGGCCGGCCTTGCGGCGCTCGATCTCGCGCCAGCGCGCGACATTGACCAGATGCTGCTCATAGGTCGCGGCGAACACGTGCCCACCGGTCCCGTCGGCGACGAAGAACAGATCGTTCGAGCGCGGCGGGTTGAGCACGGCGGCGATGGCGTCCTTGCCCGGGTTGGCTATGGGCGTCGGCGGCAGGCCGTCAATCAGATAGGTGTTGTAACCCGTGTCGGCCTGAAGCTCGGACTGGCGGATGCCGCGCCCCAGCGGACGGCCGTGGGTGATGCCATAGACGATGGTCGGGTCGCTCTCGAGCCGCACGCCCATGCGCAGCCGGTTGGAGAAGACGGCCGCCACGCGGGGGCGCTCGGCCGCCAGACCGGTCTCCTTCTCGACGACGGAGGCCAGGATGACCGCCTCCTCGGGCGTGCGCACCACCGTCGCCGGGCTGCGCGTGGCCCACAGCCGCGCCAGGTTGTCGGTCATCGCGCGCTGCATGCGGGCGATCACCGAGGCGCGGGTCTCGCCGCGCGAGACCTCATAGGTGTCGGGCCAGAGGGAGCCTTCCGCGGGCGGGGTCTCGACCGTGCCGGTCAGGACGTCTTCCTTGTTCAGGATGTCCACGGCCTGCAGCGACGACCAGCCCTCGGGGATGGTGACGTAGTGGCGCACGACGCGGCCGTCGGTCAGCAGCCTGAGCACCGATCGCAGCGAAGCCTTCGTCGGCACCTGATACTCGCCGGCCCGCAGCTTGCGGTCGGCGCCGGTCAGGGTGGCGGCGGCCTTGAACATGTCGGTCGAGCGGATGACGCCCGCGCTCTTCAGCTGGGCCGCGATGGCCGAGACTCCCGATCCGCTGGGCAGGGAGACGACGGTCGCCTCTCCCGTCCGCGCGGACGGCCCGGGCGCGTAATAGACGCTCCAGGCCCAGACCAGGCCCGCGATCAGAAACAGGCTGAACGTCGCCGACGCCGCCAGCAGGGCCGCGACCGTGCCCGAACGTTTGCCGCGCAGGGCTGGCTTCGGTCCCTTCACCGGCCCCTTGATGGGTCCCCCCGAACCCTTGAGCACTAGGCCACCTTCTTGAAGATGACCGAGGCGTTGGTGCCGCCGAAGCCGAAGCTGTTGGACATGGTCACATCGATCTTCATGGGTTTGCCCTTGTGTGGCACGAGATCGATGGCGGTTTCGTGTTCCGGATCATCGAGGTTAATGGTCGGCGGCGCGATCTGATCGCGCATGGCCAGCAGGCAGAAGATCGCCTCGATGGCCCCGGCGGCGCCCAGCAGGTGACCGGTCATCGACTTGGTCGAGGACACGGCCAGATCCTTGGCATGGTCGCCGACGACCTTCTCGACCGCGCGCAGCTCGATCCAGTC
The genomic region above belongs to Brevundimonas goettingensis and contains:
- the mltG gene encoding endolytic transglycosylase MltG; translation: MKGPVKGPKPALRGKRSGTVAALLAASATFSLFLIAGLVWAWSVYYAPGPSARTGEATVVSLPSGSGVSAIAAQLKSAGVIRSTDMFKAAATLTGADRKLRAGEYQVPTKASLRSVLRLLTDGRVVRHYVTIPEGWSSLQAVDILNKEDVLTGTVETPPAEGSLWPDTYEVSRGETRASVIARMQRAMTDNLARLWATRSPATVVRTPEEAVILASVVEKETGLAAERPRVAAVFSNRLRMGVRLESDPTIVYGITHGRPLGRGIRQSELQADTGYNTYLIDGLPPTPIANPGKDAIAAVLNPPRSNDLFFVADGTGGHVFAATYEQHLVNVARWREIERRKAGLPPGATPPAAPGALAPGTAPTDQPLTGEAVITMQPPGTLTPSRPLRPATADPR